In one window of Leifsonia sp. NPDC080035 DNA:
- the nadC gene encoding carboxylating nicotinate-nucleotide diphosphorylase, with translation MLTRQIIDAVVGAALVEDAPWGDLTSELLIPATASATARLSAREPGTFAGGDVFAAAMTLTDPAIQVSLAVADGESFEAGDTLATVSGPARSVLQAERVALNFVQRMSGIATLTAAFVREVEHTSARVVDTRKTTPGLRAFERHAVRCGGGRNHRYSLSDAVMAKDNHLAILTQQSGLSLTDALKRVRRELSHTSHLEVEVDRIDQIEPVLAAGVDTIMLDNFGIEELREGVAIVGGRAIVEASGNVSLSTVRDIAETGVDVISAGALTHSVRSLDLGLDVVVETP, from the coding sequence ATGCTGACCCGCCAGATCATCGACGCCGTCGTCGGCGCCGCGCTCGTCGAGGACGCGCCGTGGGGCGACCTGACCAGCGAGCTGCTGATCCCCGCCACCGCGTCCGCCACGGCCCGGCTGTCGGCGCGCGAGCCGGGCACGTTCGCGGGCGGCGACGTGTTCGCCGCCGCGATGACACTCACCGACCCGGCCATCCAGGTCTCGCTCGCCGTCGCCGACGGCGAGAGCTTCGAGGCCGGCGACACTCTCGCGACCGTGAGCGGTCCGGCGCGCTCGGTGCTGCAGGCGGAGCGCGTCGCGCTGAACTTCGTGCAGCGGATGAGCGGCATCGCCACCCTCACGGCCGCCTTCGTGCGCGAGGTCGAGCACACCTCCGCGCGCGTCGTCGACACCAGGAAGACGACGCCGGGCCTGCGCGCCTTCGAGCGGCACGCCGTGCGCTGCGGCGGCGGACGCAACCACCGCTACTCGCTGTCCGACGCGGTGATGGCGAAGGACAACCACCTCGCGATCCTCACCCAGCAGTCCGGACTGTCGCTGACGGATGCACTGAAGCGGGTGCGGCGCGAGCTGTCGCACACCAGCCATCTCGAGGTGGAGGTGGACAGGATCGACCAGATCGAGCCCGTCCTCGCCGCCGGCGTCGACACGATCATGCTCGACAACTTCGGCATCGAGGAGCTGCGCGAGGGCGTCGCCATCGTCGGCGGCCGCGCCATCGTGGAGGCGAGCGGGAACGTGAGTCTCTCGACGGTCCGCGACATCGCCGAGACCGGCGTCGACGTCATCTCGGCCGGTGCGCTCACGCACAGCGTCCGCTCGCTCGACCTCGGGCTGGATGTGGTGGTCGAGACGCCATGA
- a CDS encoding peroxidase-related enzyme (This protein belongs to a clade of uncharacterized proteins related to peroxidases such as the alkylhydroperoxidase AhpD.) gives MSIIHTPDPAEATGPIAEIYAKDEQDLGYVADYTRVLSANPEAYLAWEQLVKAIVAQLGVRRYELVTLAAAQGVHSEHCRLAHGRKTLKVIDEQQLEPIARDYRDAGLSEAEVAMMEYAERVSTESASMTEADSLRLREVGFTDREIVDITLAAAARNYFSRAIQALAVRVEVPPGISDRLRGALLAPL, from the coding sequence ATGTCCATCATCCACACACCCGACCCCGCCGAGGCGACAGGGCCGATCGCGGAGATCTATGCCAAGGACGAGCAGGACCTGGGCTATGTCGCCGACTACACCCGCGTGTTGAGCGCGAATCCGGAGGCGTACCTCGCCTGGGAGCAGCTGGTGAAGGCGATCGTCGCCCAGCTCGGCGTCCGCCGGTACGAGCTGGTGACGCTCGCGGCGGCGCAGGGCGTCCACTCCGAGCACTGCCGCCTCGCCCACGGCAGGAAGACCCTGAAGGTGATCGACGAGCAGCAGCTGGAGCCGATCGCGCGCGACTACCGGGACGCCGGCCTCAGCGAGGCAGAGGTCGCGATGATGGAGTACGCCGAGCGCGTCAGCACCGAGTCCGCCTCGATGACCGAGGCCGACAGCCTGCGGCTGCGCGAGGTCGGCTTCACCGACAGGGAGATCGTGGACATCACCCTCGCCGCCGCCGCGCGCAACTACTTCAGCCGCGCCATCCAGGCGCTCGCCGTCCGGGTCGAGGTGCCGCCCGGGATCAGCGACCGGCTGCGCGGAGCGCTGCTGGCACCGCTGTGA
- a CDS encoding cysteine desulfurase family protein yields the protein MIYLDAAATSAVRREVLEAMWPYLTGDFGNPSSHHAVGESAARALADARAVVASWLGCRASEVVFTSGGTEADNLAIKGVALATPRGRHIVTTPIEHEAVLASVEYLTRLHGFEATMVPVGEDGRVDPGAFAEALRPDTTLASVMLANNEVGTIQPVAELAALAHERGIPFHTDAVQAAGWLPLDVKALGVDALSVSGHKLGAPKGIGALFVRGRIPLEPVVHGGGQERGRRSGTENVAGAVALAAAVRLSSAAQEANAAAGREARDAFVAAVLREAPGARLTGHPSERLPASASFVFPGTNGEAVLLELERRGVVSSSGSACAAGSEDASHVLLALGYPEDLARTAVRFSWSPDVSAADLAAVAPAVADAVREVAALGR from the coding sequence ATGATCTACCTGGACGCCGCCGCCACCTCCGCGGTCCGCCGCGAGGTGCTGGAGGCGATGTGGCCCTATCTGACGGGCGACTTCGGCAACCCGTCCAGCCACCACGCCGTCGGCGAGTCCGCCGCGCGTGCGCTCGCCGATGCGCGGGCCGTCGTGGCGTCCTGGCTCGGCTGCCGGGCGTCGGAGGTGGTCTTCACGTCGGGAGGCACGGAGGCGGACAACCTCGCGATCAAGGGCGTCGCGCTGGCAACGCCGCGCGGCCGGCACATCGTGACGACGCCGATCGAGCACGAGGCGGTCCTCGCATCGGTGGAGTATCTGACCCGGCTGCACGGGTTCGAGGCGACAATGGTCCCCGTGGGCGAGGACGGCCGCGTCGACCCCGGTGCCTTCGCGGAGGCGCTGCGGCCGGACACGACCCTCGCGAGCGTCATGCTGGCGAACAACGAGGTGGGCACGATCCAGCCGGTGGCCGAGCTGGCCGCGCTTGCACACGAGCGGGGCATCCCGTTCCACACGGACGCGGTGCAGGCGGCGGGCTGGCTGCCGCTGGATGTGAAGGCGCTCGGGGTGGATGCGCTCAGCGTCTCCGGCCACAAGCTCGGCGCGCCCAAGGGCATCGGCGCACTGTTCGTGCGGGGGCGCATCCCGCTGGAGCCGGTCGTGCACGGCGGCGGTCAAGAGCGGGGACGCCGGTCGGGGACCGAGAACGTGGCGGGGGCCGTCGCGCTCGCCGCGGCTGTGCGGCTCTCGTCGGCGGCGCAGGAGGCGAACGCGGCAGCGGGCCGCGAGGCCAGGGACGCGTTCGTCGCCGCCGTGCTGCGGGAGGCGCCAGGGGCGCGCCTGACCGGGCATCCCTCCGAACGGCTTCCTGCGTCCGCGTCGTTCGTCTTCCCCGGCACGAACGGGGAGGCGGTGCTGCTCGAGCTGGAGCGGCGGGGCGTCGTCTCCTCGAGCGGTTCGGCGTGCGCCGCAGGCAGCGAGGACGCCTCCCACGTGCTGCTCGCGCTCGGCTACCCGGAGGACCTGGCACGCACGGCCGTCCGGTTCTCCTGGTCGCCGGACGTGTCGGCCGCCGACCTCGCCGCCGTCGCACCCGCGGTCGCGGACGCCGTGCGCGAGGTCGCCGCGCTCGGCCGCTGA
- a CDS encoding DUF488 family protein translates to MYRVKRIYDDPATEDGFRVLVDRLWPRGLSRERAHIDLWLKEVAPSTELRRWFHHEAPLFDEFTARYEAELDANPTAVDQLRELGRTHPVVTLLVGARDPELNQGVVLERYLEHHP, encoded by the coding sequence ATGTACCGGGTCAAGCGGATCTACGACGATCCGGCCACGGAGGACGGCTTCCGCGTGCTGGTCGACCGGCTCTGGCCACGCGGCCTCAGCCGCGAGCGGGCACACATCGACCTGTGGCTGAAAGAGGTGGCTCCGTCCACCGAGCTGCGGCGCTGGTTCCATCACGAGGCTCCGCTGTTCGACGAGTTCACCGCGCGCTACGAGGCAGAGCTGGACGCGAACCCCACGGCGGTGGACCAGTTGCGCGAGCTCGGCAGGACGCATCCGGTCGTCACCCTGCTCGTGGGCGCGCGGGACCCGGAGCTGAACCAAGGGGTGGTGCTCGAGCGCTACCTCGAACACCACCCCTGA
- a CDS encoding MDR family MFS transporter: MSRRDSRVIWLLLAATFVVILNETIMTVAIPKLMDDLHVDALAAQWLSTAFMLTMAVVIPITGFLLQRFTTRAVFIAAMSLFSLGTLAAALAPGFPVLVAARVVQASGTAIMLPLLMTTLMTLVPPAMRGRTMGNVSIVISVAPAIGPTISGFILNYLAWRWIFLIVLPIALVMLLIGMRFVENVTETQKSRIDVFSVVLSAFGFGGLVYGLSVSGESGGSGAVLWISLGVGVVALAAFILRQLLLQRTNRALLDLRTFRSPIFTVAIVLMAISTAAMFGVIIVLPLYLQHVLHLDTLATGLLLLPGGLVMGLAAPFVGRLYDRFGPRVLVVPGSILVSLVLWSLTMVTEHTPVGMVLAAHVTMSLGLALMFTPLFTAGLGAVPPHLYSHGSAIVGTVQQVGGAAGTALLVAVLTLQTNALLTSGASLDAATASGVRVAFLAAAIISLFAVVGSFFLRKPADTLPEGAFAH; encoded by the coding sequence ATGTCGCGCCGCGACTCCCGCGTGATCTGGCTGCTGCTGGCGGCGACGTTCGTCGTGATCCTCAACGAGACGATCATGACGGTCGCCATCCCCAAGCTGATGGACGACCTGCACGTGGACGCGCTGGCCGCCCAGTGGCTGTCCACGGCCTTCATGCTGACGATGGCCGTGGTCATCCCGATCACCGGGTTCCTGCTGCAGCGCTTCACGACGCGCGCTGTGTTCATCGCCGCCATGTCGCTGTTCTCGCTCGGGACGCTGGCCGCCGCCCTCGCCCCTGGCTTCCCCGTGCTGGTCGCCGCCCGTGTCGTCCAGGCCTCCGGCACCGCGATCATGCTGCCGCTGCTGATGACGACCCTGATGACCCTCGTCCCGCCGGCCATGCGCGGACGGACGATGGGCAACGTGTCCATCGTCATCTCCGTCGCACCGGCGATCGGGCCGACGATCTCCGGCTTCATCCTCAATTACCTGGCCTGGCGCTGGATCTTCCTGATCGTGCTGCCGATCGCCCTGGTGATGCTCCTGATCGGGATGCGCTTCGTCGAGAACGTGACCGAGACCCAGAAGTCGCGCATCGACGTCTTCTCCGTCGTGCTCTCGGCGTTCGGCTTCGGCGGCCTCGTGTACGGGCTGTCCGTCAGCGGCGAGTCCGGCGGATCGGGCGCGGTGCTGTGGATCTCGCTCGGCGTCGGCGTCGTCGCGCTCGCGGCGTTCATCCTCCGGCAGCTGCTGCTGCAGCGCACGAACAGGGCGCTGCTCGACCTGCGCACGTTCCGCTCCCCCATCTTCACCGTGGCCATCGTGCTCATGGCGATCAGCACCGCGGCGATGTTCGGCGTGATCATCGTGCTGCCGCTCTACCTGCAGCACGTGCTGCACCTGGACACGCTCGCCACCGGTCTGCTGCTGCTCCCGGGCGGCCTGGTGATGGGACTCGCCGCGCCGTTCGTCGGCCGGCTCTACGACCGGTTCGGGCCGCGCGTGCTCGTCGTGCCGGGCTCCATCCTGGTCAGCCTGGTGCTGTGGTCGCTCACGATGGTCACCGAGCACACCCCGGTCGGGATGGTGCTGGCCGCCCACGTGACGATGAGCCTCGGTCTCGCGCTGATGTTCACGCCGCTGTTCACCGCGGGGCTCGGCGCTGTCCCGCCGCACCTCTACTCGCACGGCTCGGCGATCGTCGGCACCGTGCAGCAGGTCGGCGGCGCGGCGGGGACCGCACTGCTCGTCGCGGTGCTCACCCTGCAGACGAACGCGCTGCTGACAAGCGGCGCTTCGCTGGATGCGGCGACGGCCTCCGGCGTGCGCGTGGCGTTCCTCGCGGCGGCGATCATCTCGCTGTTCGCGGTGGTCGGCTCGTTCTTCCTCAGGAAGCCCGCCGACACCCTCCCCGAGGGCGCGTTCGCGCACTGA